The Streptomyces aurantiacus genome includes a region encoding these proteins:
- a CDS encoding Na+/H+ antiporter, translated as MHVMPLLLLIAGSAAVAGAARRTPVPAPLLLVAAGLIVSYVPGVPEYTLDPHVVLPLLLPPLLYTAATDSSYLDLRAQIRPVALLSVGYVLFATFAVGWAAYVIVPDLPLTAALVLGAVVAPPDAVAATAVARRVGLPSRVTTILQGESLVNDATAITAYKVAIAAAVGEGATWAGGIGEFLIAALGGIGVGIVLMVPIHWMRTHLKEALLQNSLSLLTPFFAYAVAEQVHASGVLAVVVVALYLGHRNWEVDFATRLQEEAVWKMVAFILESAVFALIGLQLPVILKGLGEYEGTSAAWYAVALFVIVVVTRFVWVYPATFLPRLLSARIREREVNPTWKGPFIISWAGMRGVVSLAIAFSIPLTADGGEDFPGRNMILFLTFTTVIGTLVVQGLTLPPLIRVLRLPARDRQAETLAEANAQAQASRAAERHLDDLLSDERNALPPPLADRLRTVLERRRNAVWERLGQVNSVTGETVDDTYRRLSREMISAEREVFVKLRDGLYIDDEMLRTLLRRLDLEEAAAFREAT; from the coding sequence ATGCATGTGATGCCCCTGCTCCTGCTGATCGCGGGCAGTGCCGCCGTGGCGGGGGCGGCACGCCGTACCCCGGTGCCCGCGCCCCTGCTCCTCGTCGCCGCGGGCCTGATCGTCTCGTACGTGCCCGGCGTGCCCGAGTACACCCTCGACCCCCACGTGGTCCTGCCGCTGCTGCTGCCTCCGCTGCTCTACACGGCCGCCACGGACAGCTCGTACCTCGATCTGCGGGCGCAGATCCGGCCGGTCGCGCTGCTGTCGGTCGGGTACGTGCTGTTCGCGACGTTCGCCGTCGGCTGGGCCGCCTACGTGATCGTGCCGGACCTGCCGCTCACCGCGGCGCTGGTGCTCGGCGCGGTCGTGGCACCGCCGGACGCCGTGGCGGCCACGGCGGTGGCGCGCCGCGTCGGCCTGCCGTCGCGGGTCACCACGATCCTGCAGGGCGAATCGCTGGTGAACGACGCGACCGCGATCACCGCCTACAAGGTAGCGATCGCCGCCGCCGTCGGCGAGGGCGCGACCTGGGCGGGCGGCATCGGCGAGTTCCTGATCGCCGCGCTCGGCGGCATCGGCGTCGGCATCGTCCTGATGGTGCCGATCCACTGGATGCGCACCCACCTGAAGGAGGCCCTGCTGCAGAACTCCCTGTCGCTGCTGACCCCCTTCTTCGCGTACGCGGTGGCCGAGCAGGTGCACGCCTCCGGAGTGCTCGCCGTGGTCGTCGTCGCGCTCTACCTGGGACACCGCAACTGGGAGGTCGACTTCGCGACCCGCCTCCAGGAGGAGGCGGTCTGGAAGATGGTCGCGTTCATCCTGGAGTCGGCGGTCTTCGCCCTCATCGGCCTGCAGCTGCCGGTCATCCTGAAGGGTCTCGGCGAGTACGAGGGGACGAGCGCCGCCTGGTACGCGGTGGCCCTCTTCGTGATCGTCGTCGTGACCCGGTTCGTCTGGGTGTATCCAGCGACCTTCCTGCCGCGCCTGCTGTCCGCGCGGATCCGGGAACGGGAGGTGAACCCCACCTGGAAGGGGCCCTTCATCATCAGCTGGGCCGGGATGAGAGGTGTGGTCTCGCTCGCCATCGCCTTCTCGATCCCGCTCACCGCGGACGGCGGCGAGGACTTCCCCGGCCGCAACATGATCCTCTTCCTGACCTTCACGACGGTGATCGGGACCCTCGTCGTACAGGGGCTGACACTGCCGCCGCTGATCCGCGTGCTGAGACTCCCCGCGCGGGACCGGCAGGCCGAGACCCTCGCGGAGGCGAACGCCCAGGCGCAGGCCTCCCGGGCCGCCGAACGGCACCTGGACGACCTCCTCTCCGACGAGCGAAACGCCCTTCCGCCGCCCCTCGCCGACCGGCTGCGCACGGTCCTCGAACGCCGCCGCAACGCCGTCTGGGAACGCCTCGGCCAGGTCAACAGCGTCACCGGCGAGACCGTGGACGACACGTACCGGCGGCTGTCCCGGGAGATGATCAGCGCCGAGCGCGAGGTGTTCGTGAAGCTGCGGGACGGTCTCTACATCGACGACGAGATGCTGCGGACACTGCTGCGGCGACTCGACCTGGAGGAGGCCGCGGCCTTCCGGGAGGCGACCTGA
- a CDS encoding N-acetylmuramoyl-L-alanine amidase, producing MAPPMSAGRFLDRLKDEGLTVVEVGDWENHNRNHKGPWGPVHGVMIHHTVTSGSQRTVELCRDGYSGLPGPLCHGVITKDGRVHLVGYGRSNHAGLGDDDVLRAVIAETALPADNEANTDGNRHFYGFECENLGDGEDPWPAAQLEAIERAAAAVCRQHGWTERSVIGHLEWQPGKIDPRGFTMAAMRARIRDRLQ from the coding sequence ATGGCCCCACCCATGTCCGCGGGCAGATTTCTGGACCGGCTGAAGGACGAAGGGCTCACCGTCGTCGAGGTCGGGGACTGGGAAAATCACAACCGCAACCACAAGGGCCCGTGGGGCCCGGTCCACGGCGTCATGATCCACCACACGGTGACATCGGGCAGCCAGCGCACGGTGGAGCTCTGCCGGGACGGCTACAGCGGGTTACCGGGCCCGTTGTGCCACGGCGTCATCACCAAGGACGGCCGCGTCCACCTCGTCGGGTACGGCCGTTCCAATCACGCGGGCCTCGGCGACGACGACGTGCTGCGCGCGGTCATCGCCGAGACGGCCCTGCCGGCGGACAACGAGGCCAACACCGACGGCAACCGCCATTTCTACGGCTTCGAGTGCGAGAACCTCGGCGACGGCGAGGACCCCTGGCCGGCGGCCCAGCTGGAGGCCATCGAGCGGGCCGCGGCGGCGGTCTGCCGCCAGCACGGCTGGACGGAGCGCTCGGTGATCGGCCACCTCGAGTGGCAGCCGGGCAAGATCGACCCGCGCGGCTTCACGATGGCCGCCATGCGGGCCCGCATCCGCGACCGTCTGCAGTGA
- a CDS encoding family 2B encapsulin nanocompartment shell protein has product MSVGEEIRADQDQPQKSLGTSAARNLATTTKSAPQMQEISSRWLLRMLPWVNVQGGTYRVNRRLSYSVGDGRVTFVKTGDRVQVIPAELGELPALRTYEDQEVLAELAQRCEQQEFAPGDVLASFGSPDDEVFLLAHGKVEKIGTGPYGDDAVLGVLADGAYFGEQAITDPDAIWEYTARAVTACTVLTLPRADVDQIAERSESLREHLAQLRAIPAQRANTYGEKEIDLAAGHTGESAIPGTYVDYDAAPREYELSVAQTVLRIHTRVADLYNQPMNQTEQQLRLTVEALKERQEHELINNREFGLLNNCEYDQRLQPHDGVPGPDDLDELLTRRRGTKLLLAHPRAISAFGRELNKRGLVPETLDMAGNRIPTWRGVPIFPCNKIPVTEARTTSIIAMRTGEAEQGVIGLQQAGIPDEIEPSLSVRFMGISEQAIMSYLVTTYYSAAVLVPDALGVLENVEIGRWR; this is encoded by the coding sequence ATGTCGGTAGGCGAAGAGATCCGCGCGGACCAGGATCAGCCGCAGAAGAGTCTCGGCACATCCGCGGCGCGGAACCTGGCCACCACCACCAAGTCCGCACCACAGATGCAGGAGATCAGCTCACGATGGCTGCTGCGCATGCTGCCGTGGGTGAACGTGCAGGGCGGCACGTACCGCGTGAACCGCAGGCTCAGCTACTCCGTGGGAGACGGCCGCGTCACGTTCGTGAAGACCGGTGACCGGGTCCAGGTCATCCCGGCGGAGCTCGGCGAACTGCCGGCGCTGCGCACCTATGAGGACCAGGAGGTGCTCGCCGAGCTGGCGCAGCGCTGCGAGCAGCAGGAGTTCGCCCCGGGCGACGTCCTCGCCTCGTTCGGCAGCCCGGACGACGAGGTGTTCCTGCTCGCGCACGGCAAGGTGGAGAAGATCGGCACGGGCCCCTACGGGGACGACGCGGTGCTGGGGGTCCTCGCCGACGGCGCGTACTTCGGCGAGCAGGCGATCACGGACCCGGACGCCATCTGGGAGTACACGGCCCGCGCGGTCACCGCGTGCACGGTCCTCACGCTGCCCCGCGCGGACGTCGACCAGATCGCGGAGCGCTCCGAGTCCCTGCGCGAGCACCTCGCGCAGTTGCGCGCGATTCCCGCCCAGCGCGCCAACACGTACGGCGAGAAGGAGATCGACCTCGCGGCGGGCCACACCGGGGAGTCGGCCATCCCGGGGACGTACGTCGACTACGACGCCGCGCCACGGGAGTACGAACTCAGCGTCGCCCAGACCGTGCTGCGCATCCACACGCGCGTGGCGGACCTCTACAACCAGCCCATGAACCAGACCGAGCAGCAGTTGCGGCTCACGGTGGAGGCGTTGAAGGAGCGCCAGGAGCACGAGCTCATCAACAACCGCGAGTTCGGGCTGCTCAACAACTGCGAGTACGACCAGCGGCTCCAGCCGCACGACGGCGTCCCCGGCCCGGACGACCTGGACGAACTGCTCACCAGGAGGCGCGGCACCAAGCTGCTGCTCGCCCATCCACGAGCGATCTCCGCGTTCGGCCGTGAGCTCAACAAGCGAGGGCTCGTCCCCGAGACCCTGGACATGGCCGGCAACCGCATTCCGACCTGGCGCGGCGTGCCGATCTTCCCGTGCAACAAGATCCCGGTCACCGAGGCCCGGACGACCTCGATCATCGCCATGCGTACGGGGGAGGCCGAGCAGGGAGTCATCGGCCTCCAGCAGGCCGGCATCCCGGACGAGATCGAGCCGAGCCTGTCGGTGCGGTTCATGGGGATCAGCGAGCAGGCGATCATGTCCTACCTCGTGACGACGTACTACTCGGCCGCCGTCCTGGTGCCCGACGCGCTCGGCGTCCTGGAGAACGTCGAGATCGGCCGCTGGCGATGA
- a CDS encoding RNA polymerase sigma factor encodes MSRPPRRPSGRTDEIEGLLRRHAPQVLGALVRRYGHFDAAEDAVQEALLAAAGQWPEDGTPDNPRGWLIRVASRRLTDVLRSEEARRLREERAAALTPRDAFTAPPPGADRAPSEDDTLSLLFLCCHPDLAPAARIALTLRAVGGLTTAEIARAHLVPEATMAQRISRAKQKVKGAGFGRPENWEERLPAVLHVLYLIFNEGYTATSGATLQRAELAGEAIRLTRTTHRLLPGAHEVTGLLALMLLTDARRAARTGPHGELVPLDEQDRGLWDKAAIEEGVALVTYALTQRQPGPYQLRAAIAAVHDEAASPDSTDWREILGLYDILVRFVPGPVERLNRAVAVAMVHGPTAGLAELAPLEAELASGHRLDAVRAHLLERAGDTEAARAAYESAAGKTLSLPERNYLRVRAARLRP; translated from the coding sequence GTGAGCCGTCCCCCACGGCGCCCGTCGGGACGTACGGACGAGATCGAGGGCCTGCTGCGCCGACACGCGCCGCAGGTCCTCGGCGCGCTCGTACGGCGGTACGGGCATTTCGACGCCGCCGAGGACGCCGTACAGGAGGCGCTGCTCGCGGCGGCCGGGCAGTGGCCCGAGGACGGAACTCCCGACAATCCGCGCGGCTGGCTGATCAGGGTCGCCTCGCGGCGGCTCACCGACGTGCTGCGCAGCGAGGAGGCCCGCCGGCTGCGGGAGGAACGGGCGGCGGCGCTCACCCCGCGCGACGCGTTCACAGCACCGCCGCCCGGGGCGGACCGCGCACCGTCCGAGGACGACACGCTCAGCCTGCTCTTCCTCTGCTGCCACCCCGATCTCGCCCCCGCCGCGCGGATCGCGCTCACGCTGCGGGCCGTGGGTGGTCTCACCACCGCCGAGATCGCCCGCGCCCATCTCGTGCCCGAGGCGACGATGGCGCAGCGGATCAGCCGGGCCAAGCAGAAGGTGAAGGGCGCGGGCTTCGGGCGCCCCGAGAACTGGGAGGAGCGGCTGCCCGCCGTCCTGCACGTCCTGTACCTGATCTTCAACGAGGGGTACACGGCCACGTCCGGGGCGACGCTCCAGCGGGCCGAACTCGCGGGCGAGGCCATCCGGCTGACCCGGACGACGCACCGGCTGCTGCCCGGCGCGCACGAGGTGACCGGTCTGCTCGCGCTGATGCTCCTCACCGACGCCCGCCGGGCCGCGCGCACCGGCCCGCACGGCGAACTGGTCCCTCTCGACGAACAGGACCGGGGCCTGTGGGACAAGGCGGCGATCGAGGAGGGCGTGGCACTGGTGACGTACGCCCTGACCCAACGGCAGCCCGGGCCCTACCAGCTGAGAGCCGCCATCGCCGCCGTCCATGACGAGGCGGCCTCGCCCGACAGCACCGACTGGCGGGAGATCCTCGGCCTCTACGACATCCTCGTGCGGTTCGTGCCCGGCCCGGTCGAACGGCTCAACCGGGCGGTGGCCGTCGCGATGGTCCACGGGCCGACGGCCGGGCTCGCCGAACTGGCACCTCTGGAAGCGGAGCTGGCGTCGGGCCACCGGCTCGACGCGGTCCGCGCGCACCTCCTGGAGCGCGCCGGGGACACCGAAGCCGCCCGCGCCGCCTACGAGTCGGCGGCCGGCAAGACCCTCAGCCTCCCGGAACGGAACTACCTGCGGGTCCGCGCCGCCCGACTGAGGCCGTGA
- a CDS encoding anti-sigma regulatory factor produces MSQIAGEPATQDFVEVRLPAAGAYLSVLRTATAGLAARLDFTLDEIEDLRIAVDEACAILLQQAVPGSVLSCVFRLIDDSLEVTVSAPTTDGHAPARDTFAWTVLSALAGKVSSSVADDKTVSISLYKQRGAGPGPA; encoded by the coding sequence GTGTCCCAGATCGCAGGCGAGCCCGCGACCCAGGACTTCGTGGAAGTCCGGCTGCCGGCTGCGGGTGCCTACCTGTCGGTGCTGCGCACGGCCACGGCCGGCCTCGCGGCGCGTTTGGACTTCACCCTCGACGAGATCGAGGACTTGCGCATCGCCGTGGACGAGGCGTGCGCGATCCTGTTGCAACAGGCGGTGCCGGGCTCCGTGCTCAGCTGTGTGTTCCGCCTGATCGACGACTCGCTCGAGGTGACCGTCTCGGCCCCGACCACCGACGGCCACGCCCCCGCACGGGACACGTTTGCCTGGACCGTGCTGTCGGCCCTCGCGGGCAAGGTCTCCTCCTCGGTGGCCGACGACAAAACCGTTTCGATCAGCCTCTACAAACAGCGCGGCGCGGGACCCGGGCCGGCGTGA
- a CDS encoding UBP-type zinc finger domain-containing protein: MKQCTHADALPRPEPAPLSDTCLECLADGSHPVQLRLCLVCGHVGCCDSSPMRHATEHFKDSGHPIMRTFEPGESWRWCFVDHVLV, translated from the coding sequence ATGAAACAGTGCACGCACGCCGACGCGCTGCCCCGTCCGGAACCCGCACCGTTGAGCGACACCTGCCTGGAGTGCCTGGCGGACGGCTCGCATCCGGTGCAGCTGCGACTGTGCCTGGTCTGCGGCCACGTGGGCTGCTGCGACTCGTCGCCGATGCGGCACGCCACGGAGCATTTCAAGGACTCGGGACATCCGATCATGCGGACCTTCGAGCCCGGTGAGAGCTGGCGCTGGTGCTTCGTCGACCACGTCCTGGTGTGA
- a CDS encoding YciI family protein: protein MKYLVMIQGTQADYEAQSGKASAGAPAWTEQDIQAMYAHMGAINNDLAETGEMVDGNGLAEPARSRFVERGPDGKPVITDGPYGETKEVLAGYWVLDCASLERVTEIAARVLECPVPEGTTGYPVVIRPILDGGGGDV from the coding sequence ATGAAGTACCTGGTGATGATTCAGGGCACGCAGGCGGACTACGAGGCGCAGAGCGGCAAGGCCTCCGCCGGGGCGCCCGCCTGGACCGAGCAGGACATCCAGGCCATGTACGCGCACATGGGCGCGATCAACAACGACCTCGCCGAGACGGGCGAGATGGTCGACGGCAACGGCCTCGCAGAGCCGGCCCGGTCCCGGTTCGTCGAGCGGGGCCCGGACGGGAAGCCCGTGATCACCGACGGGCCCTACGGCGAGACCAAGGAGGTGCTCGCCGGCTACTGGGTCCTGGACTGCGCGAGCCTGGAGCGGGTCACGGAGATCGCCGCGCGCGTCCTGGAGTGCCCCGTCCCCGAGGGCACGACGGGCTACCCGGTGGTCATCCGGCCCATCCTCGACGGCGGCGGCGGGGACGTGTGA
- a CDS encoding dihydrofolate reductase family protein: MRKLTYFIACSIDGFIGDPSGDATAMHSFVDEEVFGFLKAEYPETLPSHVRRATGIDDLPNQKFDTIVQGRRSYDLALEIDVTSPYAHLREYVASRTLGESPDPHVEIIADDLVGKVRELKAEDGHLGIYLCGGSRIAGELIDEIDELVVKTYPVVLGTGMPMFGSGSAAGEFTLGEVRTFKNGATVRAYSRNR; the protein is encoded by the coding sequence TTGCGAAAGCTCACATATTTCATCGCCTGCTCGATCGACGGCTTCATCGGCGACCCGAGCGGCGACGCGACGGCGATGCACTCCTTCGTGGACGAGGAGGTCTTCGGGTTCCTGAAGGCCGAGTACCCGGAGACGCTGCCCTCCCATGTCCGCCGGGCGACGGGCATCGACGACCTGCCCAACCAGAAGTTCGACACGATCGTCCAGGGCCGCCGGAGCTACGACCTCGCGCTGGAGATCGACGTCACCAGTCCCTATGCCCACCTGCGGGAGTACGTCGCCTCGCGCACCCTCGGGGAGTCGCCCGACCCGCACGTCGAGATCATCGCCGACGATCTGGTCGGCAAGGTCCGCGAGCTCAAGGCGGAGGACGGCCACCTCGGCATCTACCTGTGCGGCGGCTCCCGGATCGCGGGCGAGCTGATCGACGAGATCGACGAGCTCGTCGTCAAGACGTACCCCGTCGTGCTGGGTACCGGCATGCCGATGTTCGGCTCCGGGTCCGCGGCCGGGGAGTTCACGCTGGGCGAGGTGCGCACGTTCAAGAACGGGGCGACCGTGCGGGCGTACAGCAGGAACCGCTGA
- a CDS encoding GNAT family N-acetyltransferase — translation MGVAIRRAGEGDREAVTRLLDEAFQDDPVSGWVFPDADHRRRTHPLLMRAFLDIVLDAGYVDVTEDGSACALWLSMPAEADKEDEDGPAQLREAVDPGNERVELIGRLTAEAHPAGAAHEYLWMIAVRPGRQGEGLGTALIQHVLERCDGEGLSAYLEASSARSRDLYGRLGFVFTGSTVDLPAGPAMWPMWREPLSEPLPE, via the coding sequence ATGGGAGTGGCGATCCGAAGAGCGGGCGAGGGCGACCGGGAGGCCGTGACCCGGCTCCTCGACGAAGCCTTCCAGGACGACCCGGTGAGCGGCTGGGTCTTTCCCGACGCGGACCACCGCCGGCGTACCCATCCGTTGCTGATGAGGGCCTTCCTCGACATCGTGCTCGACGCCGGGTACGTGGACGTCACCGAGGACGGCTCCGCCTGCGCGCTCTGGCTCTCGATGCCTGCGGAGGCCGACAAGGAGGACGAGGACGGGCCGGCCCAGCTGCGTGAGGCCGTCGATCCCGGTAACGAACGGGTCGAACTGATCGGCCGGCTGACCGCCGAGGCGCATCCGGCCGGCGCCGCCCACGAGTACCTGTGGATGATCGCCGTCAGGCCGGGCCGGCAGGGCGAGGGACTCGGCACCGCGCTCATCCAGCACGTGCTCGAGCGGTGCGACGGCGAGGGCCTGTCCGCGTACCTGGAGGCGAGCAGTGCCCGGAGCCGTGATCTCTACGGGCGGCTCGGCTTCGTCTTCACGGGCAGTACGGTCGACCTGCCGGCGGGGCCGGCGATGTGGCCGATGTGGCGTGAGCCGCTGAGCGAGCCGCTCCCCGAGTGA
- a CDS encoding family 2 encapsulin nanocompartment cargo protein polyprenyl transferase has translation MTETQQSPLPAVGGPGTGEGPVPAARHGPPDGQEAAVILERARTSVDPELRRAVESLPGELRRIACYHFGWEHADGTPAAGNGGKVIRPALVLAAAGALGGQRTTAVRAAAAVELVHNFTLLHDDVMDRDTTRRHRPTAWAVFGDADAVLAGDSLQALAHRLLADDPHPASPAAAARLASCVVELCAGQQADTAMERRGPDDVTLDEVLAMAEAKTGALLGCACALGALYAGARDEDVEALDAFGREAGLAFQFIDDVIGIWGDPRRTGKPAGADLMARKKSLPVVAALTSGTPAAAELAELYRAPYRDGDLERTILAVERAGGRDWAQLQAADRMARALDHLSRAVPDPEAAGGLLSLAEYVTRRNT, from the coding sequence ATGACGGAGACGCAGCAGAGCCCGCTGCCGGCGGTGGGCGGGCCCGGCACCGGCGAGGGACCGGTACCCGCGGCACGGCACGGCCCGCCCGACGGGCAGGAGGCGGCCGTGATCCTGGAGCGGGCCCGCACATCGGTCGATCCCGAACTGCGCCGGGCCGTGGAGTCGCTCCCCGGCGAGCTGCGGCGGATCGCGTGCTACCACTTCGGGTGGGAGCACGCGGACGGCACCCCGGCGGCGGGGAACGGGGGCAAGGTCATCCGGCCCGCGCTCGTCCTGGCCGCGGCCGGGGCACTGGGCGGGCAGCGGACGACGGCCGTACGGGCGGCCGCCGCGGTGGAGCTGGTGCACAACTTCACGTTGCTGCACGACGACGTGATGGACCGGGACACCACCCGTAGGCACCGGCCCACCGCGTGGGCCGTGTTCGGCGACGCCGACGCGGTCCTCGCGGGGGACTCCCTGCAGGCGCTGGCCCATCGGCTGCTCGCCGACGATCCGCATCCGGCGTCCCCGGCGGCGGCCGCGCGGCTCGCGAGCTGTGTGGTCGAGCTCTGCGCGGGACAGCAGGCGGACACCGCCATGGAGCGGCGTGGTCCCGACGACGTCACGCTCGACGAGGTGCTCGCCATGGCCGAGGCCAAGACGGGCGCGCTGCTGGGGTGCGCGTGCGCGCTCGGCGCGCTGTACGCGGGCGCCCGTGACGAGGACGTCGAGGCACTCGACGCGTTCGGGCGCGAGGCCGGGCTCGCCTTCCAGTTCATCGACGACGTGATCGGTATCTGGGGGGATCCGAGGCGCACCGGCAAGCCGGCCGGTGCGGATCTCATGGCCCGGAAGAAGTCCCTGCCCGTGGTCGCCGCGCTCACCTCCGGCACGCCCGCCGCGGCCGAACTGGCCGAGCTGTACCGGGCTCCCTACCGCGACGGCGATCTGGAGCGCACGATCCTCGCCGTCGAGCGGGCGGGCGGCCGGGACTGGGCCCAGCTCCAGGCCGCCGACCGGATGGCGCGGGCACTGGACCATCTGTCCCGTGCCGTCCCCGACCCGGAGGCGGCGGGAGGTCTGCTGTCGCTGGCGGAGTACGTGACGCGGCGGAACACGTGA
- a CDS encoding 1-aminocyclopropane-1-carboxylate deaminase/D-cysteine desulfhydrase, with product MTGPDTPEAAGLGALRPRLPSPLREAVDERFARHGVRLLLKRDDLIHPQLIGNKWRKLAPNLRAADGRTVLTFGGAYSNHLRATAAAGRLLGLPTVGVVRGQELADRPLNASLARCAADGMRLHFVDRSSYRRKSEPGTLAALLRATACEEAYVVPEGGSNALAVRGCTALGEELRGRADVVALACGTGGTLAGLAGGLAPGQRALGIPVLRGGFLDAEIRALQDEAFGGPRGDWSLDDRFHFGGYARTPPELDAFAADFERRHDLPVERLYVAKSLYGLLTLTEEGVFPRGTTVAAVITGRPLDPPDR from the coding sequence GTGACCGGCCCCGACACCCCTGAAGCAGCCGGCCTCGGCGCTCTGCGGCCGCGGCTGCCGTCGCCGCTGCGGGAGGCCGTGGACGAGCGTTTCGCGCGGCACGGAGTGCGGCTGCTGCTGAAGCGGGACGATCTGATCCACCCCCAGCTGATCGGCAACAAATGGCGCAAGCTGGCGCCGAACCTCCGAGCGGCGGACGGCCGCACGGTCCTCACCTTCGGCGGCGCGTACTCGAACCATCTGCGGGCCACCGCCGCCGCCGGCCGCCTGCTGGGCCTGCCCACCGTCGGTGTGGTCCGCGGGCAGGAGCTCGCCGACCGCCCCCTCAACGCCTCCCTCGCCCGGTGCGCCGCCGACGGCATGCGGCTCCATTTCGTCGACAGATCGTCGTACCGCCGCAAGAGCGAGCCCGGAACACTGGCCGCCCTTCTGCGCGCGACCGCCTGCGAGGAGGCGTACGTGGTCCCGGAGGGCGGCAGCAACGCCCTGGCCGTACGCGGCTGTACGGCCCTGGGCGAGGAGCTGCGCGGGCGCGCCGACGTCGTCGCGCTGGCCTGCGGCACCGGCGGCACGCTCGCGGGCCTGGCAGGAGGGCTCGCCCCCGGCCAGCGCGCGCTGGGCATACCGGTCCTCAGGGGCGGCTTCCTCGACGCGGAGATACGCGCCCTCCAGGACGAGGCGTTCGGCGGCCCGCGCGGCGACTGGTCCCTGGACGACCGCTTCCACTTCGGCGGCTACGCCCGTACGCCTCCCGAACTCGACGCGTTCGCCGCCGACTTCGAGCGCCGCCACGACCTGCCCGTCGAACGTCTCTATGTCGCCAAGTCGCTGTATGGTCTCCTGACCCTCACGGAGGAGGGCGTGTTCCCGCGCGGGACGACGGTCGCGGCGGTGATCACGGGCCGTCCGCTCGACCCGCCGGACCGGTAG
- a CDS encoding SigB/SigF/SigG family RNA polymerase sigma factor — MRNGDGPVRDEERGTREPAAGGEDGPGAPRPLAKGVDGIPEQARPHPEDGGSPAAGASGAEPIEEDGREAPSGSDGRQDPDVAAQRGSPRTESGGASVEGRRRVTGGIMSEQHEHERNADNSASGAQHDPHNRSGARLKFIELRKLDAGSPEYAELRNQLVRMHLPLVEHLARRFRNRGEPLDDLTQVATIGLIKSVDRFDPERGVEFSTYATPTVVGEIKRHFRDKGWAVRVPRRLQELRLSLTTATAELSQQHGRSPTVHELAEKLAISEEEVLEGLESANAYSTLSLDVPDTDDESPAVADTLGSEDEALEGVEYRESLKPLLEDLPPREKRILLLRFFANMTQSQIAQEVGISQMHVSRLLARTLAQLREKLLVEE, encoded by the coding sequence GTGAGGAACGGGGACGGGCCGGTGCGGGACGAAGAGCGCGGCACACGGGAACCTGCCGCCGGGGGCGAGGACGGCCCCGGCGCGCCCCGGCCCCTGGCGAAGGGGGTCGACGGCATCCCCGAGCAGGCCCGGCCGCATCCGGAGGACGGTGGGTCCCCGGCGGCCGGGGCGTCTGGGGCGGAGCCGATCGAGGAGGACGGGCGCGAAGCGCCCTCCGGCAGTGACGGGCGACAGGATCCAGACGTTGCCGCGCAAAGGGGGTCCCCCCGGACGGAGTCTGGGGGAGCGTCCGTGGAAGGGCGGCGGCGGGTGACGGGCGGGATCATGAGCGAGCAGCACGAGCACGAGCGGAATGCCGACAACAGCGCGTCGGGCGCACAGCACGACCCCCACAACCGGAGCGGGGCGCGGCTCAAGTTCATCGAGCTGCGCAAGCTGGATGCCGGCAGTCCGGAGTACGCGGAGCTGCGCAACCAGCTGGTCCGCATGCACCTGCCGCTCGTGGAGCATCTCGCGCGCCGTTTCCGCAATCGCGGCGAGCCGTTGGACGACCTCACACAGGTCGCGACCATCGGTCTGATCAAGTCGGTCGACCGTTTCGACCCGGAGCGTGGTGTCGAGTTCTCGACCTACGCGACTCCGACGGTCGTCGGTGAGATCAAGCGGCACTTCCGGGACAAGGGCTGGGCCGTGCGCGTGCCCCGCCGTCTGCAGGAGCTGCGGCTCTCGCTGACCACGGCGACCGCGGAGCTCTCCCAGCAGCACGGCCGCTCCCCCACCGTGCACGAGCTGGCCGAGAAACTGGCCATCTCGGAGGAGGAGGTCCTGGAGGGCCTGGAGTCGGCCAACGCGTACTCCACGTTGTCCCTGGACGTCCCCGACACGGACGACGAGTCGCCGGCCGTCGCGGACACCCTGGGCTCCGAGGACGAGGCACTGGAGGGCGTCGAGTACCGCGAGTCCCTCAAGCCGCTCCTGGAGGACCTCCCTCCGCGTGAGAAGCGCATTCTGCTGCTGCGCTTCTTCGCGAACATGACCCAGTCGCAGATCGCCCAGGAGGTCGGCATCTCCCAGATGCACGTCTCCCGGCTGCTGGCCCGCACGCTGGCCCAGCTCCGCGAAAAGCTGCTGGTCGAGGAGTAG